A stretch of Scheffersomyces stipitis CBS 6054 chromosome 2, complete sequence DNA encodes these proteins:
- a CDS encoding predicted protein: MSKVTTRKISAVPVSSSKTSRDLSYKPRFRHNYGSDETFYQFISNYKDKWEKSLYYVDEALVRSELEKDNLTPPQFDTIEADSLHINSIEYSELTKKEVENLFRPQLSLNVKQGSKSFAKKLQFGQSASLDDVSRRGLLLNTGGHVTSVKWLHTPLDNTSADIHYLAVSIINHPDGMEAAINSPELSIFHKKTGENTIHSAIQIWKYTLSTNNLSLEKVYVTTQLGATQNLSWLPIYVAGDDSVLGVLAGSFTDGNLHLFKISTKGAKYVNVDKPSRTYTAKKFASDSAKNSPNVTTFGFIGSYKVLVGLTDGCIAEFIFPFHPHDSLADDGDDDDTIPSYIERVADSSISTIMIGEPAPEEYVVLVTSTGVQSCAYEYKNFLRGRLSTLAAKPLIRSTYNHTLKVYVATWAFDSTSFNFIRNPHEASNTLLKVDAFVTALSSSEIIGHPLNLTATSDGDVIVVNYSRKFLNGAKITNKSLKPLKLWKLTLNESQLELSADFEVIPAEAASQLPVSPPEVVVTSLAWNENVAGSSIYTAGTISGLLILERLDSAA, translated from the coding sequence ATGTCGAAAGTAACGACGAGGAAGATCAGCGCAGTTCCTGTGTCATCTAGCAAGACTCTGAGAGACCTCTCATACAAGCCTAGATTCCGGCACAACTATGGTTCTGACGAAACCTTCTACCAGTTCATAAGTAACTATAAAGACAAATGGGAGAAGAGCCTCTACTACGTGGACGAGGCGTTGGTGAGGtcagaattggaaaaggaCAACCTTACTCCTCCACAATTTGATACTATAGAGGCTGATTCTTTGCATATCAATAGTATTGAATATAGTGAACTAaccaagaaagaagtgGAAAACTTATTTAGACCTCAGTTGAGCTTGAATGTAAAACAGGGATCAAAGTCATTTGCAAAAAAGTTGCAATTCGGTCAGTCAGCACTGCTTGATGACGTATCAAGACGTGGATTGCTACTCAATACCGGAGGTCATGTTACTTCTGTTAAATGGTTGCATACTCCCTTGGACAATACTAGTGCCGATATTCACTATTTGGCAGTTTCTATAATTAATCATCCTGATGGAATGGAAGCTGCCATAAATAGTCCAGAATTAAGCATATTTCATAAGAAGACTGGCGAAAACACCATACATTCTGCTATCCAAATTTGGAAGTACACCCTAAGCACAAACAATCTTTCGTTGGAAAAGGTGTATGTAACAACACAACTAGGAGCTACTCAGAATTTGAGCTGGCTTCCTATTTATGTAGCTGGAGACGATTCAGTTTTAGGAGTCTTAGCTGGCAGTTTCACAGACGGAAATTTGCAccttttcaagattctGACAAAAGGTGCCAAATATGTTAATGTAGACAAACCATCGCGTACTTATACTGCTAAAAAGTTCGCCTCTGATCTGGCCAAGAACAGCCCCAACGTCACAACCTTTGGATTCATCGGTTCGTATAAGGTTTTAGTAGGGCTTACAGATGGATGTATAGCCGAATTCATTTTTCCGTTTCATCCCCATGACCTGTTGGCTGATGATGGcgatgatgatgatacTATCCCGTCGTATATCGAGAGAGTAGCGGATAGCTCTATCAGTACCATAATGATTGGTGAGCCGGCTCCAGAAGAATATGTTGTGCTAGTCACTTCAACTGGAGTACAATCGTGCGCATACGAATACAAGAACTTCCTCAGAGGAAGATTGTCAACATTGGCCGCTAAGCCATTGATCAGATCTACTTATAACCATACCCTTAAAGTGTACGTCGCAACATGGGCATTTGACTcaacttccttcaacttcatcagAAATCCACACGAGGCTTCAAACACTTTACTAAAAGTAGACGCCTTTGTAACAGCTTTGCTGCTGTCTGAAATAATTGGACACCCTTTGAACTTAACAGCCACTTCTGACGGTGATGTCATAGTTGTTAATTACTCTAGAAAGTTCCTTAATGGGGCAAAGATTACTAACAAGAGCTTGAAACCATTGAAGTTGTGGAAGTTGACATTGAATGAGAGTCAATTAGAGTTGTCAGCCGACTTTGAAGTTATACCTGCCGAGGCTGCCTCCCAACTTCCAGTGAGTCCTCCAGAAGTTGTCGTAACGTCTTTGGCTTGGAACGAGAACGTCGCTGGAAGTTCAATCTACACTGCAGGTACAATTTCTGGTCTACTCATCCTAGAAAGATTGGATTCTGCCGCATAA
- a CDS encoding hypothetical protein, essential (Protein required for cell viability), with amino-acid sequence MSVGSTLNQILPVRFLGFIPLFIGVEIVLGISILNKAGGVYGILSIITGHPLNFWQWLYNILAIFTLPFYISALIHLRDKPRNVRKLSLATIVYVLDTAIGIFYTLYFIYFWFSSEDVSSEEIEKRAEVSSALSSQSASIARELYVTLSTTIVISAIRIYFTMVIVSFTRALLKQDVNENRYNDSSRTGDDDDEQEVNASKGVLGEWKKFVFELEIKSKEVLTAFFRG; translated from the exons ATGTCTGTGGGATCCACATTGAACCAGATTTTACCTGTG CGTTTTCTAGGATTCATTCCTCTTTTCATTGGAGTTGAGATTGTTCTCGGAATttccatcttgaacaaagcTGGAGGCGTTTACGGTATCTTGTCGATCATAACGGGCCATCCACTCAACTTCTGGCAATGGCTCTACAACATTTTGGCTATCTTTACATTGCCATTCTACATTTCTGCATTGATTCACTTGAGAGACAAGCCTAGAAATGTGAGGAAATTGTCACTTGCCACAATTGTCTATGTCTTGGATACAGCAATAGGAATTTTTTATACATTGTACTTTATCTATTTCTGGTTTAGTCTGGAAGATGTGTCTAgtgaagagattgaaaaaaGAGCAGAAGTGTCTTCAGCTTTGTCATCGCAATCAGCTTCCATCGCTAGAGAGTTATACGTGACTCTCAGCACCACTATTGTGATCTCTGCCATCAGAATCTATTTCACAATGGTGATAGTATCTTTCACGAGAGCATTGTTGAAGCAAGATGTCAACGAAAACAGATACAACGACAGTTCAAGAACCGGcgacgacgatgacgaaCAGGAAGTCAATGCTTCCAAGGGAGTGTTAGGCGAATGGAAAAAGTTTGTGTTTGAGTTGGAGATCAAGTCGAAGGAAGTGTTGACTGCATTTTTCAGAGGCTGA
- the RIO1 gene encoding protein serine kinase (Serine/threonine protein kinase involved in cell cycle control~go_funtion molecular function unknown) → MTDEIARRAQQIEIWSSDSDSDSDSGSRYAQVSLSRSAINHAPNALTNAEIVTKYADKIKTDPIKKGPKITRDRSNRATVEQVLDPRTMRFLAKIINKNVISRINGCISTGKEANVYHGDHEDPEVTTREYAVKIYKTSILVFKDRERYVDGEFRFRNTKNQSNPRKMVKVWAEKEFRNLKRLYLNGIPCPEPVELRSHVLVMEYLTKGNGQPSPKLRDHPFKDVEEIVHYYHQMLFYMRRMYKVCRLVHADLSEYNSIVHKDKLYIIDVSQSVEPEHPMALDFLRMDIKNVNDFFSRKKINVYPERLLFKYITEDASVLGIEDNSDEQLGQYLETLPLKTEDDDEVEDEIFRSLHLVRSLNHLDERDFQKFSEGKVDTLTDLVGTHENIDGTLAVNDDDEEEEDEEEDEDDEDESSEEETGSEDDSEAEDEDAEGKKKKKKWVEKETILKGKKHEDKDDKKARKEAAKLAKQEKRKTKMKKHVKKKIISKRKTK, encoded by the exons ATGACAGACGAAATAGCGAGACGAGCTCAACAGATAGAAATCTGGTCGTCAGACTCGGATTCGGACTCCGACTCAGGCTCAAGATATGCCCAGGTTTCTCTCTCCAGATCAGCAATTAATCACGCTCCAAATGCATTGACCAATGCAGAAATAGTGACCAAATACGCAGACAAAATCAAGACAGACCCTATCAAGAAGGGACCAAAGATTACTAGAGATCGTTCCAACAGAGCCACCGTAGAACAAGTGTTGGATCCAAGAACCATGCGTTTCTTAGCCAAGATAATTAACAAAAACGTCATTTCCAGAATAAATGGTTGTATCAGTACCGGAAAGGAAGCCAATGTGTATCATGGAGACCATGAAGACCCCGAAGTTACGACTAGAGAGTATGCTGTAAAGATTTACAAGACTTCTATCTTGGTTTTCAAGGACAGGGAAAGGTACGTGGATGGAGAgttcagattcagaaatACAAAGAACCAAAGCAACCCCAGAAAAATGGTCAAGGTGTGGGCAGAAAAAGAGTTCCGtaacttgaagagattgtaCCTTAATGGAATTCCCTGTCCTGAACCTGTAGAACTCAGGTCGCATGTCTTAGTAATGGAATACTTGACCAAGGGAAATGGACAACCATCACCAAAGTTAAGAGATCACCCTTTCaaagatgtagaagaaattgttCACTATTACCATCAGATGTTATTCTACATGAGAAGGATGTATAAAGTGTGTCGTCTCGTTCATGCTGATTTGAGTGAATACAATTCTATAGTGCATAAGGACAAATTGTATATAATCGATGTATCTCAGTCTGTGGAACCAGAGCATCCAATGGCACTCGACTTCTTAAGGATGGATATAAAAAATGtcaacgacttcttttccaggAAGAAAATCAACGTTTACCCGGAGAGATTACTTTTTAAATATATCACTGAAGATGCATCTGTGTtgggaattgaagataacTCTGATGAACAGTTGGGTCAATATTTAGAAACATTACCATTGAAAACCGAGGACGATGACGAGGTCGAAGATGAAATCTTTAGATCGTTGCATTTGGTCAGATCATTGAACCACTTGGACGAAAGAGATTTCCAGAAATTTTCTGAAGGAAAAGTGGATACTTTGACTGATCTTGTTGGCACGCATGAGAATATTGATGGGACATTAGCAGTGa acgacgacgacgaagaagaagaagatgaggaagaggatgaggatgatgaagacgaatcctcagaagaagaaacgggttctgaagatgatctGGAAGcggaagacgaagatgcCGAaggcaagaagaagaaaaagaagtggGTTGAAAAGGAAACCATTCTTAAGGGAAAGAAACATGAAGACAAAGATGACAAGAAGGccagaaaagaagctgcTAAGTTGGCCAAACaggaaaagagaaagacaaagatgaagaaacatgtcaagaagaagatcatcaGTAAGAGAAAGACCAAGTAG
- the YBV2 gene encoding hypothetical protein (hypothetical protein of unknown function): MGQIASSANDGKNNAILESFSKEQIMDLLSSRCLTLLRNVEITSITNKLNVTSLREKNVVTPTDLALLLQLSNDMDRDNSSVNESFNRALKILYESTRVIGSLPFLSNYTKTDTSGGLTIQELLISSLVHSARYKKIFNSQYDYLKLIFCSLALPRLAVETNSEESSVDFLSDKPKVVEQVRYPIREEDSPDIRSKKVKWDTFNIINNYDDIDISSLKVNAYDLVQIITLFLIISSIPKMKRDLMHQKLVGYIERWKEFEVYGLYILKYININLNATNLQTETITFEEFQTTFNRCLPNFFQNGFSILFKEGLLSTVVAKAGSNNSSKDIPNNPEPQKQEEEATKKKKFKLPKFEESKLVNAASLSYISNVVSGLGSSIEISNQNLIKLYAGTEAGFSIRSLESKIFKWQAPTLFVVSGKRLKNKTIDTNMRYQQFKTEYPQYFRSSESNKHDWQNDNDKITYAILINQPWKNSNKKNFGDENTIILSLSPRLDFYKSIHSTVLNGESIYFNTLGLGIGFGNTQPVNKNGVKKYFPGDVSLTIEANLEFAVFRHIVASSANTSTYFERSHQSQVRSSDFEDRFMITDLEVWGIGSTKDLEEQRKQWEWEQKQAEARQSVNLRSLGEERAFLEMVGLVGNHNSSGGSI, encoded by the exons ATGGGTCAAATCGCTAGTTCAGCTAATGATGGCAAAAACAATGCTATACTTGAGCTGTTCTCCAAAGAGCAGATCATGGACTTATTATCTAGTCGTTGTCTAACTCTACTCCGCAATGTAGAGATCACTTCCATAACAAACAAACTCAATGTCACCAGTCTTCGAGAAAAAAATGTGGTAACACCCACAGATTTGGCGTTGTTGCTCCAGTTGTCTAACGACATGGATAGGGACAACTCTTCCGTCAATGAGTCGTTTAATAGAGCtctcaagatcttgtaTGAATCTACGAGAGTCATTGGCTCACTTCCATTTCTCAGCAATTATACCAAAACCGACACTTCAGGAGGTTTAACTATCCAAGAGCTCCTAATATCGTCTTTAGTGCATAGTGCGAGatacaagaagatcttTAACAGTCAATACGACTACCTCAAACTTATCTTCTGTTCTCTAGCACTTCCACGGCTTGCCGTAGAAACCAACAGTGAAGAACTGAGTGTAGATTTTCTTTCAGACAAACCAAAGgtcgttgaacaa GTGAGGTATCCAATCAGAGAGGAGGATTCTCCTGATATTCGCCTGAAAAAGGTGAAATGGGATACattcaacatcatcaacaattaTGACGATATTGATATTTCAAGCTTAAAAGTCAATGCGTATGATCTCGTGCAAATAATTACCTTGTTTTTGATTATATCATCGATTCCCAAGATGAAGCGAGATCTCATGCACCAAAAGCTTGTAGGCTATATTGAGAGATGGAAAGAGTTCGAAGTCTATGGACTATACATTCTAAAGTATATTAACATTAACCTCAATGCTACAAACTTGCAGACGGAAACTATTACCTTCGAGGAATTCCAGACCACTTTCAACAGGTGTCTTCCAAATTTCTTCCAGAACGGGttttctattcttttcaaggAGGGTTTGCTTTCTACGGTAGTAGCAAAGGCAGGATCCAATAATTCAAGTAAGGACATACCAAATAATCCAGAACCAcagaagcaagaagaagaggctacaaagaagaagaaattcaaattgcccaagtttgaagaatcaaaGTTGGTAAATGCTGCATCATTATCGTACATTTCAAACGTGGTGTCTGGATTAGGTTCTAGTATCGAAATTTCTAACCAAAACTTGATAAAATTGTATGCTGGTACAGAGGCTGGTTTTTCGATAAGATCGTTAGAACTGAAAATCTTCAAGTGGCAAGCGCCAACATTGTTCGTAGTTAGTGGCAAGAGACTCAAAAATAAGACCATTGACACAAATATGCGATATCAGCAATTCAAAACAGAGTATCCACAATATTTCCGTTCTCTGGAAAGCAACAAACATGACTGGCAGAATGATAACGATAAAATTACATATGCTATATTGATTAATCAACCGTGGAAGAATTCTAACAAGAAAAACTTTGGAGACGAGAACACGATAATTCTATCGTTGCTGCCACGCTTGGATTTCTACAAGAGCATTCATAGTACGGTGTTAAATGGAGAACTGATATACTTTAATACTTTAGGCTTGGGAATTGGCTTCGGCAATACCCAGCCTGTTAATAAGAATGGAGTCAAGAAGTATTTCCCAGGGGACGTCTCGCTTACCATTGAAGCCAACTTGGAGTTTGCTGTATTCAGACACATTGTGGCGCTGTCAGCAAATACCTCTACGTACTTTGAGAGATCACATCAAAGTCAGGTGCGAAGCAGCGATTTTGAAGACCGCTTCATGATCACAGATCTAGAAGTATGGGGTATAGGATCTACAAAGGATTTGGAAGAGCAGAGAAAACAATGGGAATGGGAGCAGAAACAGGCAGAAGCTAGACAGAGTGTTAATCTCCGTAGTCtaggagaagaaagagcaTTTTTGGAAATGGTAGGCTTAGTAGGAAACCACAATTCAAGTGGAGGATCCATATAG
- a CDS encoding predicted protein (go_funtion catalytic activity): MAETNSREEELLRRIQELELENEVLKKKVAEVEYDAKYPKIDENFCLDEYKRYGRQMIVPEFGSLKSQIKLKNSSILVVGAGGLGCPALLYLSAAGIGKIGIVDDDIVDISNLHRQVLHTTDSIGMFKCDSAKKYICKLNPHVIVKTYPVRLHNDNAFDIVNDYDIVLDCTDTPAIRYLINDVSVLCRKTIVSGSGLKSDGQLSILNFNNEGPCYRCFYPKPPSAESITTCSDGGVIGPCIGLLGVSMAVETIKVLTGFYTKDNFKPFLSMYTGYPQQSFRVFKMRGRSDKCSVCGSFPTVSKEAILNNEIDYVAFCGKVDSNVLTPEDRITVQQFSDIVTRQSKAPVLLDVRTKEQFQIAKLPNSINIEWDPTFKKLESLDKYLPEDFDKDTDPVFVVCRYGNDSQLATRKMKQELDFKNAKDIIGGLNKWSDIVNPKFPKY, translated from the exons ATGGCCGAGACCAACTCTCGCgaagaagagcttcttCGGCGAATTCAGGAGCTTGAACTCGAAAACGAAGTGCTCAAGAAAAAAGTCGCAGAAGTCG AATATGATGCAAAATACCCTAAAATAGATGAGAATTTCTGCTTGGATGAGTACAAACGGTATGGCAGGCAGATGATAGTTCCCGAATTTGGCTCGTTGAAGTCCCAGATCAAATTAAAGAACTCCAGCATCTTGGTGGTTGGAGCCGGAGGCTTGGGGTGTCCTGCTCTTCTCTATTTATCAGCAGCTGGTATAGGTAAGATAGGTATAGTCGACGACGATATAGTCGATATTAGTAACCTCCACAGACAAGTTTTACATACTACTGACTCCATAGGTATGTTTAAATGTGATTCGGCGAAGAAATACATTTGCAAATTGAATCCACACGTCATTGTCAAGACATACCCTGTGAGACTTCATAATGATAATGCGTTTGACATAGTCAACGATTACGATATCGTTCTTGATTGTACAGACACTCCAGCCATCAGATACTTGATCAATGATGTATCTGTACTTTGTAGAAAAACCATAGTAAGTGGATCTGGACTTAAATCAGACGGACAATTGAGCatattgaacttcaacaatgaagGTCCTTGCTATAGATGTTTCTATCCGAAGCCTCCTTCAGCAGAATCCATCACCACATGTTCTGATGGAGGTGTGATAGGACCTTGTATAGGATTGTTGGGTGTCTCTATGGCAGTAGAAACAATTAAGGTGTTGACTGGTTTCTACACTAAGGACAACTTCAAACCTTTCCTTTCTATGTATACTGGATATCCCCAACAACTGTTCCGAGTTTTTAAAATGAGAGGAAGACTGGACAAGTGCTCTGTATGTGgatcttttccaactgTATCGAAAGAGGCTATCCTTAATAATGAGATCGACTACGTCGCATTTTGTGGTAAGGTAGATTCAAATGTCTTGACGCCAGAGGATAGAATAACCGTACAACAGTTCAGTGATATAGTAACTCGGCAAAGTAAGGCACCAGTTTTACTAGATGTACGTACTAAAGAACAGTTTCAAATAGCTAAACTTCCAAACTCTATCAACATAGAATGGGATCCTactttcaagaaattggagtCCTTAGACAAATATTTGCCCGAGGATTTTGACAAAGATACAGATCCAGTCTTTGTCGTATGCCGCTATGGGAACGACTCTCAGCTTGCCACTCGGAAGATGAAGCAGGAGCtcgacttcaagaacgCAAAGGACATTATTGGTGGGCTAAACAAGTGGAGTGATATTGTAAATCCCAAATTTCCAAAATACTAA
- the ERP5 gene encoding membrane protein (involved in the secetory pathway and membrane trafficking~go_component membrane~go_funtion protein carrier activity~go_process intracellular protein transport~go_component membrane~go_funtion protein carrier activity~go_process intracellular protein transport) yields MKSAFGKVLTVLFVFFQYSTALHFYLRTGDTRCFYEELQEDTLVVGKIDAYEKNDQGEYFKNGNLRVEITVDETFDNDERVVTQKSSPSGEFTFTSHEAGEHKFCLKPVYNDGTIGKAHRVFFDIASGSAHDYADSKSTKQVDSLTAKVQNLNTKLEEIHYEQEHMREREAMFRNQSESTNSRVVKWTLVQLVVLIGTCFYQLRHLKSFFVKQKIV; encoded by the exons ATGAAATCAGCTTTTGGAAAGGTTCTTACTGTTCTCTTTGTTTTTTTCCAATACTCCACTGCTTTGCATTTTTACTTGAGAACCGGTGACACTAGATGTTTCTATGAGGAATTGCAAGAAGACACGTTGGTTGTCGGAAAAATCGATGCCTACGAGAAGAACGACCAAGgtgaatatttcaaaaaCGGCAACTTGAGAGTTGAGATAACTGTTGAC GAAACATTTGACAACGACGAGAGAGTTGTTACTCAAAAGTCTTCACCAAGTGGAGAATTCACTTTCACTTCCCACGAAGCTGGTGAACACAAGTTCTGCTTGAAACCAGTCTATAATGACGGTACTATCGGCAAGGCCCACCGTGTGTTCTTTGACATTGCCAGTGGCAGTGCCCATGACTATGCTGACTCCAAGTCCACAAAACAAGTTGACAGCTTGACAGCCAAGGTACAAAACTTGAACACAAAGTTGGAAGAGATTCACTACGAACAAGAGCACATGAGGGAAAGAGAAGCTATGTTCAGAAACCAGTCTGAATCGACCAACTCCAGAGTGGTCAAGTGGACTCTTGTACAATTGGTTGTATTGATTGGTACCTGTTTCTACCAGTTGCGTCACTTGAAGAGTTTCTTTGTCAAGCAAAAGATTGTGTAA
- a CDS encoding conserved hypothetical protein (required for cell viability in S. cerevisiae): KKDSKPSDTGRDRQPVTSDDRFKAVHNDPRFRLPQLKNFKVKVDERFSKKELRKLNASSSGKSARIDRYGRKITASEAEKDLDKFYEHEEESGEEEDDIADDSDESKEDDEEEDVEDELRALDEVSALDRARGEGLGSSSESDSEPESDSDSDSESESEEESESEIEDEQEKPEEGDPTSGFAVVNMDWDNIKAVDLMATFLSFVPSGGSIKSVTIYPSEFGKEQMQKEEIEGPPRELFKSKKNKKEEESDSDSDSDIDLDVNNREDMEKATRKLFEEDDGEEDYDSKALRRYQLQRLRYYYAVVKCDSVNTAKSIYDNCDGTEYESTANIFDLRYVPDDMEFDDESKDECTKIPSSYKPDSTFVTDALQHSKVKLTWDETPKERLTLSSRPLSQKEIEEMDFKAYLASDTDGSENEEEDKREAKDKYKNLLGGSFNFSGGAKSDGEDDVDMEITFDPGMKEAEQKEENDGEEQESTIDAYRRKEKERRQRRMAKFKGTKAAEKDETDVKESETKKSKNRKHNKKPQIDEKSKAELELIMMDENNESKNEEHFNMRDVIKSEKQKNKKGRKSKNIDTEMTQDNFHVDLNDPRFSEVFEKHDFAIDPTNSEFKKTDTMKKILKERSNRKRGHSSMDKSQYKKSKKDSYKQSQENGSEVGSLVNKIKQK, encoded by the exons aagaaagacagTAAGCCCTCGGATACCGGCAGGGACAGGCAACCTGTTACTAGTGACGACAGGTTTAAGGCTGTGCACAATGATCCCAGATTCAGATTGCCtcagttgaaaaatttcaaagtcaagGTCGATGAGCGTTTCAgcaagaaggaattgagaAAATTGAACGCCAGTTCCAGTGGAAAATCTGCCAGAATCGACAGATATGGTAGAAAGATCACAGCCtcagaagctgaaaaagATCTTGACAAATTCTATGaacatgaagaagaatctggagaagaagaggatgacATTGCTGATGAT AGTGACGAAAgtaaagaagatgacgaagaagaagacgttGAAGACGAGTTAAGGGCCTTGGATGAAGTTTCTGCTTTGGACAGAGCCAGAGGTGAAGGTTTGGGATCATCATCTGAAAGTGATAGTGAACCTGAATCTgactctgattctgattctgaatctgaacTGGAGGAggaatctgaatctgaaatcgaagacgaacaagaaaaaccagaagaaggtgaTCCGACAAGCGGATTTGCAGTCGTGAATATGGATTGGGACAACATCAAGGCTGTAGATTTGATGGCTactttcctttctttcgTTCCATCTGGAGGATCTATCAAGTCTGTAACTATATATCCATCTGAGTTTGGCAAAGAACAGatgcaaaaagaagagattgaaggTCCACCAAGagaattgttcaaaagcaaaaagaataagaaggaagaagagtcaGACTCTGACAGTGACTCTGACATCGACCTTGATGTTAACAACAGAGAGGACATGGAAAAGGCTACTCGTAAgctttttgaagaagacgacggTGAAGAAGATTACGATAGTAAGGCTCTTCGTCGTTACCAATTGCAACGATTAAGATACTATTACGCTGTGGTCAAGTGTGATTCTGTAAACACAGCCAAAAGCATTTACGACAACTGCGATGGTACTGAATATGAATCCACTGCAAACATCTTTGATTTACGATACGTTCCTGATGATATGGAATTTGATGATGAGAGTAAAGATGAGTGCACCAAGATTCCATCCAGTTACAAGCCAGATTCTACATTTGTCACCGATGCATTGCAACATTCCAAAGTCAAGTTGACCTGGGATGAAACACCAAAGGAAAGATTGACATTGTCTTCGCGACCATTGTCTCAAAAAGAAATCGAGGAAATGGATTTCAAGGCATACTTAGCTTCTGATACGGATGGAAGCgagaatgaagaagaagataaaagAGAAGCAAAGGACAAATACAAGAACCTCCTCGGAGGTAGTTTCAACTTTAGTGGAGGAGCCAAATCTGATGGCGAAGATGACGTCGATATGGAAATTACTTTCGACCCAGGCATGAAGGAAGCagaacaaaaagaagaaaatgatggtgaagaacaagaatccaCAATAGATGCttacagaagaaaggagaaggaaCGTCGTCAACGTAGAAtggccaagttcaaggGAACTAAGGCAGCCGAAAAGGATGAAACTGATGTAaaagaaagtgaaacaaagaagtccaagaatAGGAAACACAATAAAAAACCACAAATTGACGAAAAGTCGAAGGCTGAATTAGAGTTGATCATGATGGATGAAAATAACGAATCTAAGAATGAGGAACATTTCAACATGAGAGATGTGATCAAATCtgagaagcagaagaacaagaagggCAGGAAGAGTAAGAACATCGACACTGAGATGACTCAGGACAATTTCCATGTCGACTTGAACGATCCTCGTTTCTCTGAAGTTTTCGAGAAACATGATTTCGCTATTGATCCAACCAACAgtgaattcaaaaagacTGAtacaatgaagaagattttgaagGAACGTTCCAACAGAAAGCGTGGACACTCTTCTATGGACAAAAGTCAATATAAGAAGTCTAAGAAGGATTCTTATAAACAGAGCCAAGAAAATGGCTCCGAAGTTGGATCATTGGTCAATAAGATCAAGCAAAAA